A genomic segment from Aegilops tauschii subsp. strangulata cultivar AL8/78 chromosome 1, Aet v6.0, whole genome shotgun sequence encodes:
- the LOC109761642 gene encoding N-alpha-acetyltransferase MAK3, which yields MSAAVMQATAPVERRDSSSGGAEIAYVSYGGEQHLPLVMSLVDAELSEPYSIFTYRYFVYLWPQLTLLAFDANDGKCVGTVVCKMGEHRGAFRGYIAMLVVLKPYRGRGIATELVTRAIRVMMESGCEEVTLEAEVTNKGALALYGRLGFIRAKRLYRYYLNGVDAFRLKLLFPRPDLGLDPMMMLGDERDGQHMDSPYL from the exons ATGTCTGCGGCTGTGATGCAGGCCACAGCGCCCGTAGAGCGCCGCGACTCCTCCAGCGGCGGAGCGGAGATTGCGTACGTTAGCTACGGCGGTGAGCAGCACCTCCCACTGGTGATGTCGCTGGTGGACGCGGAGCTCAGCGAACCCTACTCCATCTTCACCTACCGCTACTTCGTCTACCTCTGGCCACAGCTCACCTTGCTC GCGTTTGATGCCAATGATGGTAAGTGCGTGGGGACAGTGGTTTGCAAGATGGGGGAGCACAGAGGCGCCTTCAGGGGGTACATCGCCATGCTCGTCGTCCTCAAGCCCTACCGAGGACGAGGAATCG CAACTGAGCTGGTTACTAGAGCCATTCGGGTAATGATGGAATCTGGCTGTGAGGAG GTGACGCTTGAAGCAGAGGTTACAAACAAGGGTGCCCTCGCTCTGTATGGCCGCCTAGGTTTTATCCGAGCAAAGAGGCTGTACAGATACTATCTAAATGGCGTGGATGCTTTTCGCCTCAAATTACTGTTTCCACGCCCCGATCTTGGTCTAGATCCAATGATGATGCTTGGTGACGAGAGGGATGGTCAACACATGGATTCCCCGTACTTGTGA
- the LOC109761641 gene encoding lachrymatory-factor synthase has protein sequence MEKATQESEQQAWQGVVEALLPSTPAAAAWPHLASFCALHRYLSGVDVCERVAGEDGHPGCVRYVASRAAPAPGEEDQDQQEAAPAAIATWAREELLELDDAARRLSYAVVGSNMGFGRYVATMMVVEEETEAAGCKLVWEFECEPVQGWSRDGLVGYLETTVKGMAARIVEAAAD, from the coding sequence ATGGAGAAGGCGACACAGGAGTCTGAGCAGCAGGCATGGCAGGGTGTGGTGGAGGCCCTCCTCCCGTCCACGCCCGCCGCCGCGGCGTGGCCCCACCTTGCCAGCTTCTGCGCGCTGCACCGGTATCTCTCCGGCGTCGACGTCTGCGAGCGCGTGGCCGGGGAGGACGGCCACCCGGGCTGCGTCCGCTACGTCGCCTCCCGCGCGGCGCCTGCGCCGGGAGAGGAGGACCAGGACCAGCAGGAGGCGGCGCCTGCCGCGATCGCGACATGGGCCCGCGAAGAGCTGCTCGAGCTGGACGACGCCGCGCGCCGGCTGAGCTACGCCGTAGTTGGCAGCAACATGGGGTTCGGCCGCTACGTCGCCACCATGATGGTTGTCGAGGAGGAGACGGAGGCGGCGGGTTGCAAGCTCGTGTGGGAGTTCGAGTGCGAGCCTGTGCAGGGCTGGAGCAGGGACGGGCTCGTCGGCTACCTCGAGACCACCGTCAAGGGCATGGCTGCGCGGATCGTGGAGGCCGCCGCCGATTAA